A stretch of Roseibium porphyridii DNA encodes these proteins:
- a CDS encoding DUF6638 family protein, whose translation MMRLVRHGLMFGNLVEVTSPSMVSRYNRALEHLTGKTTQLEEFHIDISGFSPEIGDELDDPNYLNPHGCNRLFIVLSTAQKTAPLLNAHFSFSRTVLRRYIDQNEEQLFALTLHDAVVGELLNTVYTIRSPLDLFDIRQIDIEADTVGAHVEASEELSSKIHAFMSEPDGWWDDVLISEMIELSKHTGDIIRTPLKLETQSFEEGNFHTSHYGGLYVFRDVKRTACIASRNVDIVSDLPVKYVLTLQDRKAIATYLTRNGLIEAIHDVLGTDAIDILNQKLDFIAIDLAASLGEDLSDISRRDLRNLKRKYHSDLPEAYHALESAVRRMAAGRKVRWPDPDDPAFFYLFRSSDHSDKMLVNRLLAELTPLDFRQLFICHKDAFYDHYRTWSEPKKTFVAQFLAEEYMVDKAGTRRELFGAEPGMQEDYLDYGFGQDMGPWGAIPKTRDDDDDDEDDDD comes from the coding sequence ATGATGCGTCTGGTCAGACATGGGCTGATGTTCGGCAATCTAGTGGAGGTGACGTCGCCTTCCATGGTGAGCCGGTATAATCGCGCCCTGGAACATCTGACCGGAAAGACCACTCAGCTGGAGGAATTCCACATCGACATCTCCGGATTTTCGCCGGAGATCGGTGACGAGTTGGACGATCCGAACTATCTTAATCCACACGGCTGCAATCGGCTGTTCATCGTCTTGTCGACTGCGCAAAAAACAGCACCTCTGCTCAACGCCCATTTCTCCTTCTCCCGCACCGTTTTACGGCGCTACATCGACCAGAATGAAGAGCAGCTGTTTGCGCTCACGTTGCACGATGCGGTGGTCGGCGAGCTGCTGAACACGGTCTATACGATCCGCTCGCCGCTTGACCTTTTTGACATCCGTCAGATCGATATCGAGGCTGACACGGTCGGCGCACATGTCGAGGCCAGCGAGGAACTCTCTTCAAAGATCCACGCATTCATGAGCGAGCCGGATGGATGGTGGGACGATGTGCTGATTTCCGAGATGATCGAGTTGTCCAAACATACGGGCGACATCATCCGCACACCGTTGAAGCTGGAAACGCAAAGTTTTGAGGAAGGAAACTTCCACACGTCCCACTATGGCGGGCTTTATGTTTTTCGCGACGTGAAACGCACCGCGTGCATCGCCTCCAGAAATGTGGACATCGTTTCAGACTTGCCCGTCAAGTATGTGCTGACGCTGCAGGACCGAAAAGCGATTGCCACATATCTGACAAGGAACGGTTTGATCGAGGCCATCCACGATGTCCTGGGCACCGACGCGATTGACATCCTCAACCAGAAACTCGACTTCATCGCGATCGACCTGGCCGCATCGCTCGGCGAAGACCTTTCAGACATTTCGCGACGGGATCTGCGCAACCTCAAGCGAAAATACCATAGCGACCTGCCGGAGGCTTACCATGCATTGGAAAGCGCCGTGCGCCGAATGGCCGCCGGCAGAAAGGTTCGTTGGCCGGATCCGGACGACCCGGCTTTCTTTTATCTTTTCCGGTCAAGCGATCATTCGGACAAGATGTTGGTCAACAGGCTCCTGGCTGAGTTGACACCACTCGACTTCAGGCAACTGTTCATCTGCCACAAGGATGCATTTTACGACCACTACCGAACTTGGAGCGAACCCAAGAAGACCTTCGTCGCGCAATTCCTCGCCGAAGAATATATGGTCGACAAGGCTGGCACGCGCCGCGAACTGTTTGGAGCCGAACCGGGAATGCAAGAAGATTACCTGGATTATGGCTTCGGTCAGGACATGGGACCCTGGGGAGCCATACCCAAAACCCGTGACGACGACGACGACGATGAGGACGACGA
- a CDS encoding AAA family ATPase → MTLTNDLMELKEDKIREKYKFAEALLEGFDHTPRIAARREPDMVRERSPGLGGRRRFRSTTPGLVTRSTARPEGVQLTARILESDDDVLTTPTQASILRALRRALSVAQVTADQFSEQTGLADLKRSNLAGSLDASHKVRFQELLSASALISLHVFANMTDFLLSGLAAESGETDIQCGEVEEILIDNDQLALHGALWELDQEITSTGIETDSQLVALITSFCEQLMEKVTLRAEGNTSLKPFSDDRYRVEADDFEITGFTPSARARTTTLTMAFKKPEEVVGNHIAKYQAMKLSKMLMAYDFERKLNPFAELGGFIFTFMGDGKPGTGKTTLIQMMAGMINEYCAVAGYPFRYENLSTESIDSYQGKSAQNAKAFIRNVTDPNVIGFGTVDDIDQLAGKRGDRQSSAGQLEITAVLMESFAGANTVVRGNCTFGMFSNYPENVDDALRQRAGARFLVDGPQTREDYIDILHLLMGKNHTIPVGNHDLFEAQAIKKAVAASYDSHSQPQEDALLNVFQKISSDIGALDTIAKLGAYLKAIQEADERFTGRAIKNITDAVKVRAMDFELPDEWMENPDLFLFKDYETKKSMIAELAQPITIEMVIQEINRYADSEFRYADKSDEAAIENAVRDMQRMEEAKKRFMETSRS, encoded by the coding sequence GTGACCCTGACCAACGACCTGATGGAACTGAAAGAAGACAAGATCCGCGAGAAATACAAATTCGCGGAAGCCTTGCTTGAGGGGTTCGACCACACGCCGCGCATTGCCGCAAGGCGCGAACCCGACATGGTGCGCGAACGCTCACCCGGGCTGGGCGGCCGGCGCCGGTTTCGGTCGACCACTCCGGGCCTGGTCACCCGGTCAACGGCGCGCCCCGAAGGTGTCCAGCTGACAGCTCGAATCCTGGAGAGCGACGACGATGTTCTGACAACACCGACGCAGGCAAGCATCCTGCGCGCGCTCCGCCGAGCGCTTTCCGTAGCGCAGGTTACCGCAGACCAGTTCTCCGAACAGACGGGCCTTGCAGATCTCAAACGCTCCAATCTGGCTGGTTCACTCGATGCTTCGCATAAGGTGCGCTTTCAGGAACTTCTTTCCGCCTCTGCTCTGATTTCGCTCCACGTCTTTGCAAACATGACGGACTTTCTTCTGTCCGGCCTTGCTGCCGAGAGTGGCGAAACGGACATCCAATGCGGCGAAGTAGAGGAAATCCTGATCGACAACGACCAACTTGCATTGCACGGCGCACTTTGGGAACTCGACCAGGAAATCACCTCCACCGGCATTGAAACCGATAGTCAACTGGTGGCCCTGATTACCTCGTTCTGCGAACAGTTGATGGAAAAGGTTACCTTGCGCGCGGAAGGCAACACTTCCCTGAAGCCCTTCTCGGATGACCGGTACCGGGTTGAGGCTGACGATTTTGAGATCACCGGCTTTACTCCCTCGGCCCGGGCCCGCACGACGACGTTGACCATGGCGTTCAAGAAACCCGAAGAGGTCGTCGGCAATCACATTGCAAAATACCAGGCAATGAAGCTGTCAAAGATGCTGATGGCTTATGACTTTGAGCGCAAACTGAATCCGTTTGCCGAGCTCGGAGGCTTCATTTTCACGTTTATGGGCGACGGCAAACCGGGCACCGGTAAAACCACGCTCATTCAAATGATGGCCGGCATGATCAATGAATATTGTGCAGTGGCCGGATACCCGTTTCGCTACGAAAACCTGTCGACGGAGAGCATCGACAGTTACCAGGGCAAGTCGGCCCAGAACGCCAAGGCTTTCATTCGTAACGTGACCGACCCGAATGTGATCGGCTTCGGCACGGTTGACGACATCGACCAGCTTGCGGGCAAGCGCGGTGACCGGCAGTCATCTGCCGGTCAGCTGGAGATCACGGCGGTTCTGATGGAAAGCTTTGCCGGCGCCAATACCGTCGTGCGCGGCAACTGCACGTTCGGAATGTTTTCCAACTATCCGGAGAATGTAGACGATGCCTTGCGCCAGCGGGCCGGTGCCCGCTTTCTTGTCGACGGACCTCAGACCCGTGAAGACTATATCGACATTCTGCATCTGCTGATGGGCAAGAACCACACGATCCCTGTCGGCAACCATGACCTTTTTGAAGCCCAGGCAATCAAGAAAGCCGTGGCGGCGTCCTATGACAGTCATTCGCAGCCACAGGAAGATGCACTGTTGAACGTTTTTCAGAAGATCAGCTCCGATATTGGAGCGCTGGATACCATAGCCAAACTGGGCGCATACCTGAAAGCCATTCAAGAAGCAGACGAACGTTTCACCGGCCGTGCAATCAAGAACATCACTGACGCCGTCAAAGTGCGTGCGATGGACTTCGAATTGCCGGACGAATGGATGGAAAACCCTGATCTTTTCCTGTTCAAGGACTATGAAACCAAGAAGTCCATGATCGCGGAGCTGGCGCAACCGATCACGATCGAAATGGTTATCCAGGAGATCAATCGCTACGCCGACAGCGAGTTCCGCTATGCGGACAAGTCCGACGAGGCCGCGATTGAAAATGCCGTGCGAGACATGCAGCGTATGGAAGAAGCCAAGAAACGCTTCATGGAGACATCCCGCTCATGA